GGAACCCCCACAGTGGTCGCAGTCGTACACACGCCCAGTGGAGTATCGGACCGATATGAATGCTTCCCTGAACGTCCGGTGCCCCACCAGTGGACAGGCCTGTCCAATCGGCGGTCCGGCGCGGGCTACCGCTCCAGCTCGGCCGCGTGCTCGACGACGAGGTCGGCGAAGGTCTCGGCCTCGCGCGCCTCCTGCACCGGCCGGTCCGCATCGTCGCGCATCCGGCGTTTCAGCACCGCCAGCGCGTCGTGGTTGGTGTCGGCGACCGCCTCCGCGACCGCCCGCGGGTCCTCGACCACCCGCGAGACCAGCCCCATCTGCTTCGCCTCGGCCGCGTCCACGACCCGCCCGGAGAGCGCGAGGTCCATCGCCTCGCCCTCGCCGAGCACCCGGGGCAGCCTGACCGTGCCGCCCCACGCCCCGAACAGCCCGAGTTGCACGCCCGTCTCGGCGAACGTCGCGTCGGGGGTCGCCACCCGCAGGTCGCACGCCAGCGCGAGTTCCACCCCGCCACCGCGAGCCGGGCCGTCGATGCCCGCCACGACGACGCTCTCGGCGGTCTCGATGGTCCGGGCGACCCGCTGGCCCTGCCGGACGAACTCCCTGGCGGAATCGTGGTCGAGCTGTGCCACCTCGTCGAAGTCCGCCCCGGCGGAGAACGCCCCACCGGCGCCGGTCAGGTAGACCACCGGCGTGTCGGCGGCCTCGACCGCGGCCTGCAGGTCGGAGAGCCCCGCCCGCGTCAGCGCGTTCCGGCGCGACGGCCGGTCCAGCGTGACCGTCGTCACGTCCCCGGTGACCTCGGTACGAATCATGTCAGTGCGTGTGTCGGGTTTTCCAAAGGTCTTTGCCTTTCCCACCGCTAGCGACTGCCAATGGACGAGGCCGCTACGTGCCGCCGTGCCGCCATCGAGGCCATCCAGGACATCTACCCGGACCGCCTCCGGGACGACCTGGAGGCCCGCCTCGAGTCGGCGTCGATGGCACCCGGAGTGCTGACGATTCGCTGTGCCCGCGCCGTTGACGACGCCGTCGACCCAACGTCCGTCGCCCAGCGGGCCGCCGGTGTCCAGCTCATCTACGAGGGGCTCCGACTCACCCGGTCGCTCGCCCACGACGAACCCTGGGCCGATAGCGACGACCATACCCAGCCCAACCTCGACTCCCTCGCCGCGACCGTCCTCG
This window of the Haloarchaeobius amylolyticus genome carries:
- a CDS encoding enoyl-CoA hydratase/isomerase family protein; the encoded protein is MIRTEVTGDVTTVTLDRPSRRNALTRAGLSDLQAAVEAADTPVVYLTGAGGAFSAGADFDEVAQLDHDSAREFVRQGQRVARTIETAESVVVAGIDGPARGGGVELALACDLRVATPDATFAETGVQLGLFGAWGGTVRLPRVLGEGEAMDLALSGRVVDAAEAKQMGLVSRVVEDPRAVAEAVADTNHDALAVLKRRMRDDADRPVQEAREAETFADLVVEHAAELER